Proteins encoded together in one bacterium window:
- a CDS encoding OmpA family protein: MQRNLLNTLMAAALCSTIAASAANAQLITQDVVRTKDGLPVYDTNGGCVRTKWEGGDASCADSLSLEQRTIYFAFDSAKVDAVGKAKLDRLSGQITGSRSVLGARIVGYADPIGDAKYNLMLSKRRAEAVAYYLASKGVINTSVADVRALGEKSARATCPKNLKRKERIACLAPDRRVEVELVYSK; this comes from the coding sequence ATGCAACGTAACCTATTGAATACGCTGATGGCTGCTGCCCTGTGCAGCACTATTGCAGCATCCGCAGCCAACGCCCAGCTCATCACGCAGGACGTGGTTCGCACCAAAGACGGTCTCCCCGTTTACGACACCAACGGCGGCTGCGTCCGCACCAAGTGGGAAGGTGGCGATGCTAGCTGCGCCGACTCCCTCTCCCTGGAACAGCGCACCATTTATTTTGCTTTCGACTCCGCTAAGGTGGATGCCGTAGGCAAAGCGAAACTGGACCGCCTTTCCGGCCAAATCACCGGTAGCCGCAGCGTTCTCGGCGCTCGCATCGTTGGCTATGCTGACCCGATCGGCGATGCCAAATACAACCTGATGCTGTCCAAGCGTCGCGCTGAAGCCGTGGCTTACTACCTGGCTTCCAAAGGCGTTATCAACACCAGTGTGGCCGATGTTCGCGCCCTCGGTGAGAAAAGCGCCCGCGCTACCTGCCCGAAAAACCTGAAGCGCAAAGAGCGCATCGCGTGCCTGGCACCCGATCGCCGCGTGGAAGTGGAACTGGTTTACAGCAAATAG